A stretch of Apis cerana isolate GH-2021 linkage group LG1, AcerK_1.0, whole genome shotgun sequence DNA encodes these proteins:
- the LOC108002145 gene encoding COP9 signalosome complex subunit 2 isoform X2: protein MSDGEDDFMCEEEEDYGLGNYKEMMARYKQLLTYIKSAVTRNHSEKSINSILDYISTSKNMELLQDFYETTLDALKDAKNDRLWFKTNTKLGKLYFDRSDFNKLAKILKQLHQSCQTDDGEDDLKKGTQLLEIYALEIQMYTAQKNNKKLKTLYEQSLHIKSAIPHPLIMGVIRECGGKMHLREGEFERAHTDFFEAFKNYDESGSPRRTTCLKYLVLANMLMKSGINPFDSQEAKPYKNDPEILAMTNLVVSYQNNDINQFELILKQNRNNIMDDPFIREHIEDLLRNIRTQVLIKLIKPYTRIYIPFISKELNIDVSEVESLLVSCILDSTIRGRIDQVNQVLELDKKSVCAARYNALDKWTGQLHSLHLTIVNKMS from the exons atgtcAGATGGTGAAGATGATTTTATGtgcgaagaggaggaagattaTGGTCTT ggtaattataaagaaatgatggcacgatataaacaattattaacttatattaaaagtgCAGTTACCAGAAATCATTcagaaaaatctataaattctatattagattatattagtACCTCAAAAAat atggaattattacaagatttttatgaaactaCTTTAGATGCATTAAAAGATGCTAAAAATGATAGGTTATGGTTTAAAACTAATACAAAGTTAGGAAAGTTATATTTTGATCGatcagattttaataaattagcaaaaatattaaaacaacttCATCAAAGTTGTCAG ACTGATGACGGGGaagatgatttaaaaaaaggaacacaacttttagaaatttatgcattagaaatacaaatgtatacagcacaaaaaaacaataaaaaattgaagactTTATATGAACAGAGTTTACATATTAAAAGTGCTATACCACATCCATTAATAATGGGAGTTATTAGag AATGTGGAGGAAAAATGCATTTAAGAGAAGGTGAATTTGAAAGAGCTCATACTGATTTTTTTgaagcttttaaaaattatgatgaatCTGGATCACCAAGACGTACtacatgtttaaaatatttagttttagCAAACAT gCTCATGAAATCTGGTATTAATCCATTTGACTCCCAGGAAGCAAAACCATATAAAAATGATCCTGAGATTTTGGCAATGACAAATTTAGTAGTTagttatcaaaataatgatattaatcaatttgaattaattttaaaacaaaacagAAATAACATAATGGATGATCCTTTTATAAGAGAGCATATCGAAGATTTATTACGTAATATACGCACACAg gttttaatcaaattaattaaaccatACACTAGAATTTATATTCCTTTTATAAGTAAAGAGTTAAATATTGATGTATCAGAGGTTGAAAGTCTTTTAGTATCTTGTATTTTGGATAGTACAATTCGTGGTCGAATTGACCAG GTGAACCAAGTACTTGAATTGGATAAAAAATCAGTATGTGCAGCGCGCTATAATGCTCTTGATAAGTGGACAGGTCAGTTACATTCTTTGCATTTAactatagtaaataaaatgtcGTAG
- the LOC108002145 gene encoding COP9 signalosome complex subunit 2 isoform X1 has product MSDGEDDFMCEEEEDYGLEYSEDSNSEPDVDLENQYYNSKALKEDDPKAALQSFQKVLDLEGGEKGEWGFKALKQMIKINFKLGNYKEMMARYKQLLTYIKSAVTRNHSEKSINSILDYISTSKNMELLQDFYETTLDALKDAKNDRLWFKTNTKLGKLYFDRSDFNKLAKILKQLHQSCQTDDGEDDLKKGTQLLEIYALEIQMYTAQKNNKKLKTLYEQSLHIKSAIPHPLIMGVIRECGGKMHLREGEFERAHTDFFEAFKNYDESGSPRRTTCLKYLVLANMLMKSGINPFDSQEAKPYKNDPEILAMTNLVVSYQNNDINQFELILKQNRNNIMDDPFIREHIEDLLRNIRTQVLIKLIKPYTRIYIPFISKELNIDVSEVESLLVSCILDSTIRGRIDQVNQVLELDKKSVCAARYNALDKWTGQLHSLHLTIVNKMS; this is encoded by the exons atgtcAGATGGTGAAGATGATTTTATGtgcgaagaggaggaagattaTGGTCTT gaaTACTCTGAAGATTCAAATTCAGAACCTGATGTTGATttagaaaatcaatattataatagtaaagCCTTAAAAGAAGATGATCCAAAGGCAGCTTTACAAAGTTTTCAAAAAGTTTTGGATTTagagggaggagagaaggGTGAATGGGGTTTCAAAGCTTTGAAGCAAatgataaagattaattttaaattg ggtaattataaagaaatgatggcacgatataaacaattattaacttatattaaaagtgCAGTTACCAGAAATCATTcagaaaaatctataaattctatattagattatattagtACCTCAAAAAat atggaattattacaagatttttatgaaactaCTTTAGATGCATTAAAAGATGCTAAAAATGATAGGTTATGGTTTAAAACTAATACAAAGTTAGGAAAGTTATATTTTGATCGatcagattttaataaattagcaaaaatattaaaacaacttCATCAAAGTTGTCAG ACTGATGACGGGGaagatgatttaaaaaaaggaacacaacttttagaaatttatgcattagaaatacaaatgtatacagcacaaaaaaacaataaaaaattgaagactTTATATGAACAGAGTTTACATATTAAAAGTGCTATACCACATCCATTAATAATGGGAGTTATTAGag AATGTGGAGGAAAAATGCATTTAAGAGAAGGTGAATTTGAAAGAGCTCATACTGATTTTTTTgaagcttttaaaaattatgatgaatCTGGATCACCAAGACGTACtacatgtttaaaatatttagttttagCAAACAT gCTCATGAAATCTGGTATTAATCCATTTGACTCCCAGGAAGCAAAACCATATAAAAATGATCCTGAGATTTTGGCAATGACAAATTTAGTAGTTagttatcaaaataatgatattaatcaatttgaattaattttaaaacaaaacagAAATAACATAATGGATGATCCTTTTATAAGAGAGCATATCGAAGATTTATTACGTAATATACGCACACAg gttttaatcaaattaattaaaccatACACTAGAATTTATATTCCTTTTATAAGTAAAGAGTTAAATATTGATGTATCAGAGGTTGAAAGTCTTTTAGTATCTTGTATTTTGGATAGTACAATTCGTGGTCGAATTGACCAG GTGAACCAAGTACTTGAATTGGATAAAAAATCAGTATGTGCAGCGCGCTATAATGCTCTTGATAAGTGGACAGGTCAGTTACATTCTTTGCATTTAactatagtaaataaaatgtcGTAG